One genomic segment of Sorex araneus isolate mSorAra2 chromosome X, mSorAra2.pri, whole genome shotgun sequence includes these proteins:
- the RPL37A gene encoding 60S ribosomal protein L37a yields MAKRTKKVGIVGKYGTRYGASLRKMVKKIEISQHAKYTCSFCGKTKMKRRAVGIWHCGSCMKTVAGGAWTYNTTSAVTVKSAIRRLKELKDQ; encoded by the exons ATG gctaaACGCACCAAGAAGGTGGGGATCGTGGGTAAGTACGGGACGCGGTACGGCGCCTCCCTCCGGAAGATGGTGAAGAAGATCGAGATCAGCCAGCACGCCAAGTACACGTGCTCCTTCTGCGGCAAG ACCAAGATGAAGAGACGGGCCGTGGGCATTTGGCACTGTGGTTCCTGCATGAAAACCGTCGCGGGGGGCGCCTGGACCTACAA TACCACTTCTGCTGTCACAGTCAAATCTGCCATCAGAAGACTGAAGGAATTGAAAGACCAGTAG